The window CAGCGCCGAAGGTTAGTGCTGACGGCACTACCTGGACAGATCGACCGATTTCTCTTTCCTCAACCTCTGTGCCGGAGTGGCTCAGCAAAGCCCAGATTGCGCCCAATCGTCTCGCTGGCCGCGATATGCTGGTGCAGGATGTGAAAAACCCCGCGCGCTGGCTACTGACGGGCTTTGGTTCCGCGCACCTCAGCGAGGACAACGGCCTGACGTGGCGCTACCAACCAGGTGGGATGGCGGGCCTTCGTGGATTCAGGGTTGATTTCGACCGTACTCATTCGGGACGCGCTTACCTCGCGACCTCTGACAGGGGCATCTTTGTCATCAACGATGGCGGGCTGACGGGCAAAACCGCCCAGTCCTCAAATCGTAGCTTCGGCGAACTTCACACCTTCCACGAAACAATGGTTTCCGCCGATGGACAAACGCTGATCGCTGCCGGCGTCCGCTTCGACACCAATCGCACCGTCCTTATTCGTTCGACCGATGCGGGGGCGACGTGGACAAAAATCACAACACGTGGTTTGGCCGAAAGCGTTGAGGGCGTCACTCATGCCGTGATGTCGCTGGACGATCCTCAGGATTTTCTTGTCGTAAACGGTGCACCTATCGCACATGGATGGGGGTATCACGACATGGGACCCGGCGGCGGCGCGCCCAACAGCCCCGGGATTTATCGAACAACCGATGGCGGTGCGAATTTCGTGCACGTTGGCGGCGCTGCCTTCGAGGGCCTCGATACGGGGATGAGCACTCGTCCTGAGTACTTGTTTCTCGAACGCGACGGCATCAACTCCAACGTCCGTTACCTCGCCTTGCGCGCGCCTAACAAGGCACCGGCGCGTGGTGTATGGCGCAGCGATGATGGCGGCACCAGTTGGACATTGCGAAGCAATCCTTTCCCCGGCCAGTGGGACTCCATCGCGACATTTTCGGTTGATCCGACAGTTGAAGGCCGCCTCTGGGCAGGCGGCTCGAGACTGCGACGAAGCGACGATGGTGGCGATTCGTGGAACGATGTCACCGACTTCTCTTCGGTCACCTCGGTGAGTTCTCATGGCGGCCGCATTGCCGTGCTCGGTCGCCGTGGCGAAGAAGCATTCAACAGTATCTACGCCAGTGTGGACAACGGCGCCACGTGGCAGGAGATGACGAGTCCTACCAATCGCCTGGGTTGGGCGCAAAACGTCACTGTCGATCCGTGGCGTGCCCGTCAAATCTGGGTTGGGGGCTCGCGCGCTTTCGAGATTATCAACCCGCCGGCCACTGCGCTCTTCACTCCGCCCGTTGCGGCTCCTTCAAATGCCCAACCGCTGCCAACGCTCGCGGGTCTGGTGGGCAAGAGTCTGCGTTATCGAATTCGCACATCGGGTTACCCTGTGCCTACATTTGCCATCACTAAAGGGAAGCTGCCTGCGGGCCTCAAACTCAACGCCACAACCGGCGAAATTCTCGGCACGCCAACCTCCATTGCCGACAGTAACATCGCGGTGCAAGCGACCAACTCGAAGGGCAAAGCAATTGTTCCGCTCAAGCTGGCGATTACCCTTGGTCCGCGTCTCGCGGTGAATCTCTCGCCCCGGTACTTCCAGCTTGCCAATACAACCGGCACTCTTCCCATCACGCTCACCAACAGTGGCAACGCACCGCTTTCTTGGGCCACCAAACAGCCCGACGCTCCCTGGCTGACCGAATTGTCACCCAAAGAAGGCACTCTTGCTGCGGGAGCTTCGGTTGTGATTCAGGCTGCAATCAAAACGGACGGCATTGCCGACGCGCAGACGCGCACTGCAAACCTCGCTTTCACCTCGAACGATCCAACAAGTCGGATCCGTAACGTTGCCTTAAATCTCACCGTCGGCGCAACGCCTTTGCCGCCCGTCATCGCAGCAGGCCAGAGCGTCACGGCTTCCAAAGGCGGAATTCTGAGCTACTCGCTCAAAGCGACAAATGTCCCATACCGTTGGGCATTGGCTTTGGGCCGCCTTCCGCAGGGCGTCACCTTAGACGCCACAACCGGAGTACTCTCCGGCACCCCGATGGCAGCGGGTGTGTTCCGCGCGGAGTTCACGGCAACTAACGGAGGCGGCACCTCAGCAGTGCAAGCCTTCACGCTGACAATTGTTCCGCCTGCGCTTGGAACAAATTACGATTTCAACGTGAGCCAGGCGCATTTTGAAGAAACGTTTACCCGAAATGGGGGTTGGCCGTGGCGCCGCACTGCAGGAATCGGTGAGAGCGGTGGCTTGGAAACCGATTCCAACCATCACGTCGCAATCTTGCGCGATGCGGCCATCACTTTCACCACCGCCGGGCAATCCATCAAACTGGGCGTTTCCTTCAAAGCCCGCGCCGAGGGCGGCACAGCCGGTGGCGACGCTCTTCGTCTGGGCCTCGGCAGCGACCACACACCGTGGGGAAACGCAGACAGCAGATATCTTCAGGTTGGTCCCAGTAAAGCAGACACACTAACTCTGGCTTCTGCTCTATCGGTTTATAGTCGCAGCGGTGGCGCTTCCTCTTCCACCAGTGACACCAAGGCGATTCCTCTTATCGACAAGAACTGGTACGCCCTCGATGCCACCATTACATACGACGGTCAATCTAACTTCACGGTTGTCACAAGCCTTTCCGACCTCGGCGCAACTGGCACCACAAAACCTGTGCTTCTTGGTTCCTATACAGGGAAACGTACCGGTCTCACAGGACTGGTCAACGTGCCTCTGTACGCCGGATTTCAGGGCAGGAACACTAACAGCTCCGGCGGCGTGCGCGCCTTTGATGACTTCTCTGCCCGCAAACCTGCTGAGCTATCCACTACAGACTAAGACGTCGCTACCGACTAAAACCAACTTCCTAAATACTCGGACGGCAGAATTTGCTTTGCTCTGAAAAGGCGTGTTCCCTAAGTACGGTCGAAAACGACCGTACTTAGGAAGCAGACAACCTTGGTTTGGCACCGCATGAAGTATTTATGAGTTCGCTTCGACTAATTTTTTTGCTACCCATTTCGCCCTTTGTGCTCCAGCAGCGGAAGGCCGGAAATAAGAGTGTTCCTATATCAGGAGCGTTGGGGGTATGCCTGCTCTCGGATCCAACGATTGTCGGCACTGCTAGAGTTTCTTACGGAGCAAGTCGACGGTTGGCGGGGCCTCACTAAATTGGTCGGGCCGATAATCGGTTCCGAGCTTGATGTTGAAGTGCGCGGGCTTAAGCCTGCACTATCGGCAATCGAAGATAATAGCATTTCCGTTCTCGTTACTACGACGGAAGTTCCCGAACCCGTCGCTGTGCGATACGCCTGACACGACTTTACTGTTCTGGCCTCGTTCACCATGTCGAAGGCCGTCCCGTTGCGCTCTTCCGCAGTGAAAAATGGGAACATAAAACGTGTGATTGTTGTTGGCCAGCCAATGGCCGATGCGGTTTCGGGCGAAGCCGATGACTTTTGCTTTCCGCGAGACAATGTGTTGAGTTAGAATCGGTGCTGCATCTGCGGGTCTTGGTGGCACCGTGGTGCGACGCGAGACAAAAGATTTATGAAGAAACTTGCATTATTTTCGACACGTGAAGCTATAGTTATCCTCTTCCTTCTGGGTATTATGTGTCTTCCTTTTTCCGCATTGGCTTCTACTGTGAAGGTCGAGAGGGCGCTGGACGGTTGGCGGCTGATGAAGGACGGCACGCCATATTTCGTCAAGGGCGCGTGCGTCTGGGGCCATGAGGACTACAACATGTTCGCGCCCTTGAAAGAATTGGCTGCCGCGGGCGCGAATTCGGCGCGTACCTATCACGAAAAAGATGC is drawn from Abditibacteriaceae bacterium and contains these coding sequences:
- a CDS encoding putative Ig domain-containing protein encodes the protein MKLLRFALVVLAVWAFICGLSSPLGAQTPTYKTVPLDTGGWVSGFAQHASGRLYGYGDTFGVYRSDDFGANWRYLQNSLTENGSVVYGLAVSPTDANRVAFLGATGLWNSTDGGEMWTKRLADITAATWDPDFLRTRGAKPLVYHPSQTDELWMAATRRDQSGSLWRTRDNGLTWSAVGGATFVKEQVTTIHFFPDAPNEVWVGTAAYADRRQMGGLWCSVDSGVTWRKVWDNNGNRNRMGAPPLVSSIARNVGRVSVIATNVGIWQITATDWKDPQTYVATQRAFADQKIPNVTTLADGTFWASEIGDTASAPKVSADGTTWTDRPISLSSTSVPEWLSKAQIAPNRLAGRDMLVQDVKNPARWLLTGFGSAHLSEDNGLTWRYQPGGMAGLRGFRVDFDRTHSGRAYLATSDRGIFVINDGGLTGKTAQSSNRSFGELHTFHETMVSADGQTLIAAGVRFDTNRTVLIRSTDAGATWTKITTRGLAESVEGVTHAVMSLDDPQDFLVVNGAPIAHGWGYHDMGPGGGAPNSPGIYRTTDGGANFVHVGGAAFEGLDTGMSTRPEYLFLERDGINSNVRYLALRAPNKAPARGVWRSDDGGTSWTLRSNPFPGQWDSIATFSVDPTVEGRLWAGGSRLRRSDDGGDSWNDVTDFSSVTSVSSHGGRIAVLGRRGEEAFNSIYASVDNGATWQEMTSPTNRLGWAQNVTVDPWRARQIWVGGSRAFEIINPPATALFTPPVAAPSNAQPLPTLAGLVGKSLRYRIRTSGYPVPTFAITKGKLPAGLKLNATTGEILGTPTSIADSNIAVQATNSKGKAIVPLKLAITLGPRLAVNLSPRYFQLANTTGTLPITLTNSGNAPLSWATKQPDAPWLTELSPKEGTLAAGASVVIQAAIKTDGIADAQTRTANLAFTSNDPTSRIRNVALNLTVGATPLPPVIAAGQSVTASKGGILSYSLKATNVPYRWALALGRLPQGVTLDATTGVLSGTPMAAGVFRAEFTATNGGGTSAVQAFTLTIVPPALGTNYDFNVSQAHFEETFTRNGGWPWRRTAGIGESGGLETDSNHHVAILRDAAITFTTAGQSIKLGVSFKARAEGGTAGGDALRLGLGSDHTPWGNADSRYLQVGPSKADTLTLASALSVYSRSGGASSSTSDTKAIPLIDKNWYALDATITYDGQSNFTVVTSLSDLGATGTTKPVLLGSYTGKRTGLTGLVNVPLYAGFQGRNTNSSGGVRAFDDFSARKPAELSTTD